From Coffea arabica cultivar ET-39 chromosome 9c, Coffea Arabica ET-39 HiFi, whole genome shotgun sequence, one genomic window encodes:
- the LOC113709349 gene encoding uncharacterized protein: protein MAEKFTEMRLKVDLQCPCCYKKVKKILCKFPQIRDQVYDEKQNLVTITVVCCSPEKIRDKLCCKGGKVIKCIEIVEPKPDEKPPVPEKPKKKPKPDEKPPVPEMPKKEPKPDEKPPVPEKPKKEPKPDEKPPVPEKPKPCSHPLVPVVFRCVPCLEGYGGGPCYCGYWWHMPLPRCYGSYGHGCGCGCGCRYGYGKGYWYSWCDYFSE, encoded by the exons TTCACTGAAATGAGACTCAAGGTTGATCTTCAGTGCCCCTGCTGCTACAAGAAGGTCAAGAAAATCCTCTGCAAATTTCCTC AAATCCGAGACCAGGTATATGATGAGAAGCAAAATCTGGTGACCATCACCGTGGTGTGCTGTAGCCCGGAGAAAATCCGCGACAAATTATGTTGCAAGGGTGGCAAAGTCATTAAGTGCATTGAGATCGTGGAGCCTAAACCCGACGAGAAGCCCCCAGTGCCGGAAAAGCCCAAGAAGAAGCCTAAACCCGACGAGAAGCCCCCAGTGCCGGAAATGCCCAAGAAGGAGCCTAAACCCGACGAGAAGCCCCCAGTGCCGGAAAAGCCCAAGAAGGAGCCTAAACCCGATGAGAAGCCCCCGGTGCCGGAAAAGCCCAAGCCGTGCTCGCACCCGCTAGTTCCAGTGGTGTTCCGCTGTGTCCCATGTTTGGAAGGGTACGGAGGGGGACCATGCTACTGTGGGTACTGGTGGCACATGCCCCTGCCACGCTGTTATGGTAGTTATGGACACGGGTGCGGGTGCGGGTGCGGGTGCAGGTACGGGTATGGGAAGGGATACTGGTACAGCTGGTGTGATTATTTCAGTGAGTAG